A window of the Kosakonia sp. BYX6 genome harbors these coding sequences:
- a CDS encoding TolC family protein, whose translation MLRISVLFLALLSAGCVSLDPTYQRPQAPVPATLPGTSGQAQAVAADWQQIINDGRLKQVVSNALTQNRDVQKAIADIDAARALYAEERSALFPTVNAELSNTRSRTVASGVTNSAEADGAVSSFELDLFGRNQSLTRAERETWLASEYTAQNTRLSLVAEITTAWITLAADNSNLALAKQTMESAQNSLKIAKRKQEIGVAAAGDTAEAMAVFQQARASVASYQTQVVQDKNALNLLAGDTVPDSLLPGTLENLADNSITLTPAGVSSSVLLRRPDIQEAEHNLKSANANIGAARANFFPTISLTASAGVGSSSLSSLFSHGMKVWSFAPSISLPLFTGGENMAQLRYAEAEKKGLIATYEKTIQSAFKDVADALARRETLTEQLDAQREYAAAEQKSLDIAQRQYNAGTGDYLSVLTAQRSLWSAQESLISLQQTDLENRITLWQSLGGGVR comes from the coding sequence ATGTTGCGTATCAGTGTTCTTTTTCTTGCCCTGCTGAGCGCCGGTTGTGTCTCTCTTGACCCAACCTATCAGCGCCCGCAAGCGCCGGTTCCGGCGACATTGCCGGGTACCAGCGGCCAGGCGCAAGCCGTTGCCGCAGACTGGCAGCAAATCATCAATGATGGCCGCCTGAAACAGGTGGTCAGTAACGCGCTGACGCAAAACCGCGATGTGCAAAAAGCGATTGCCGACATCGACGCAGCCCGTGCGCTGTACGCCGAAGAGCGTTCCGCGCTGTTCCCCACGGTCAATGCTGAACTGAGCAATACCCGTAGCCGCACGGTGGCGAGCGGTGTGACCAACAGCGCCGAAGCCGATGGCGCCGTGTCCAGCTTCGAACTGGATCTGTTTGGCCGTAATCAGAGCCTGACCCGCGCCGAGCGGGAAACCTGGCTTGCCAGTGAATACACCGCGCAAAACACCCGCTTGAGCCTGGTGGCGGAAATCACCACCGCCTGGATAACGCTGGCGGCGGATAACAGCAACCTGGCGCTGGCGAAACAGACGATGGAGAGCGCGCAAAACTCGCTGAAGATCGCCAAACGTAAACAGGAAATTGGCGTTGCGGCAGCCGGCGATACCGCCGAAGCGATGGCGGTGTTCCAGCAGGCGCGTGCCAGCGTCGCCAGCTACCAAACGCAAGTGGTACAGGATAAAAACGCCCTTAACTTGCTGGCGGGCGACACGGTGCCGGACTCTTTGCTGCCGGGCACGCTGGAGAACCTGGCCGATAACAGCATCACGCTGACACCTGCTGGCGTCTCTTCGTCTGTGCTGCTGCGCCGCCCGGATATTCAGGAAGCGGAGCATAACCTGAAAAGCGCGAACGCCAATATCGGCGCGGCGCGGGCGAATTTCTTCCCGACCATTTCGCTGACCGCCAGCGCCGGGGTCGGCAGCAGTTCGCTCTCGTCGCTGTTCAGCCACGGCATGAAAGTGTGGTCGTTTGCGCCGTCAATCTCGCTGCCGCTGTTTACCGGCGGCGAAAATATGGCGCAGTTGCGCTACGCCGAAGCGGAGAAAAAAGGGCTGATCGCCACTTACGAGAAGACAATTCAGAGCGCGTTTAAAGATGTTGCCGACGCCCTGGCGCGCCGCGAAACGCTGACAGAACAGCTTGATGCCCAGCGCGAATACGCTGCAGCCGAGCAGAAATCGCTGGATATCGCCCAGCGTCAGTACAACGCGGGCACAGGCGATTATCTTTCCGTACTGACCGCGCAGCGCTCGCTGTGGTCGGCGCAAGAGTCGCTGATTTCCCTGCAACAAACCGACCTGGAAAACCGCATCACGCTCTGGCAATCGCTGGGCGGCGGCGTGCGTTAA
- a CDS encoding type II toxin-antitoxin system HigB family toxin: MHLISMKTIQEAIVRFPQHRIALLTLAKTIEKAHCPTPDDLKKLYPTLDNFKYLSKHYVIDISNNDLRVVALIFFESQKFYVRHVFTHKEYDRFTEQHRTKGKKK; this comes from the coding sequence ATGCATTTGATATCAATGAAGACGATTCAGGAGGCGATAGTTCGCTTTCCTCAGCACAGAATAGCGCTGCTCACACTGGCTAAAACTATCGAAAAAGCGCACTGCCCAACGCCGGATGATCTTAAAAAACTGTATCCCACGCTGGATAACTTTAAATATTTGAGCAAGCATTACGTTATTGATATTTCGAATAATGATTTAAGAGTTGTGGCTCTCATTTTTTTCGAAAGCCAAAAATTCTATGTTCGCCATGTATTTACGCATAAGGAATATGACCGTTTTACTGAACAACATCGCACGAAGGGGAAGAAAAAATGA
- a CDS encoding helix-turn-helix domain-containing protein has translation MIVADALKATHALIAAVPLLGEHPSEKDYLDALELVEQLLIDNPTSPLLDIVCAKISAYENNQPEIVALREDMASIPTGLAVLRTLMDQHKLTTSDFKDEIGSKSMVSRVLNGERQLNINHIKKLSARFGLSPLMFIS, from the coding sequence ATGATCGTCGCCGATGCACTTAAAGCAACCCATGCTCTGATTGCCGCCGTTCCCCTACTGGGGGAACACCCCAGCGAGAAAGATTACCTGGATGCATTAGAACTTGTTGAACAACTTCTCATCGACAATCCCACCAGCCCATTGCTCGATATCGTCTGTGCAAAGATAAGCGCATACGAAAATAATCAGCCTGAGATTGTCGCCCTTCGTGAGGACATGGCATCAATCCCGACAGGGCTTGCAGTATTGAGAACGCTGATGGATCAACACAAACTAACCACATCTGATTTCAAAGATGAAATTGGGAGTAAATCAATGGTATCCAGAGTCCTCAATGGTGAACGCCAGCTTAATATCAACCACATTAAGAAATTATCAGCGCGCTTTGGCTTATCACCGCTGATGTTTATTTCCTGA
- a CDS encoding MurR/RpiR family transcriptional regulator, with amino-acid sequence MLNTKKAKNRVDVYGERFRARAHTLSPRLQAVARYINEHRDVVLEHTAIEIAAATQTSDATVVRAIQALGFAGLRDLKQTLEHWFGPSISSAEKMSTTVNALSCDVNSGIDFVLEGHQHTCEVLSAPDNRYAIAQAVALLVEARQVAIFGIGASGILAEYSARLFSRIGLPASPLNRTGIALSEQLITLQRGDVLIMMAQKSAHREGLTTLKEARRLGIPVILMTNAVDSRFSQQADVVIHVPRGGEKGKIPLHGTVLLCLEMIILSVASATSQRAIKTVKRINEFHRGLKPGGKKG; translated from the coding sequence ATGCTCAACACCAAAAAAGCGAAGAACCGCGTGGATGTCTACGGTGAGCGTTTCCGGGCGCGGGCGCACACGCTGTCGCCGCGTTTGCAGGCGGTGGCGCGCTATATCAACGAGCACCGTGACGTGGTGCTGGAGCATACGGCGATTGAAATCGCCGCCGCGACGCAGACCTCTGATGCCACCGTGGTGCGCGCCATTCAGGCGTTGGGGTTTGCCGGGTTAAGGGATTTGAAGCAGACGCTGGAACACTGGTTTGGCCCGTCCATTTCGTCGGCGGAAAAGATGAGCACCACGGTGAATGCGCTCTCTTGCGACGTTAATTCGGGGATCGATTTTGTGCTGGAAGGGCATCAGCATACCTGTGAAGTGCTTTCTGCGCCGGACAACCGTTATGCCATCGCGCAGGCGGTGGCGTTACTGGTTGAAGCCCGGCAGGTGGCGATTTTTGGTATTGGCGCTTCGGGGATTTTGGCCGAGTACAGCGCGCGGCTGTTTAGCCGTATCGGCCTGCCCGCTTCGCCGCTTAATCGCACGGGCATTGCGCTGTCGGAGCAGTTAATCACACTCCAGCGCGGCGATGTGTTGATCATGATGGCGCAAAAATCGGCGCACCGGGAAGGGCTGACCACGCTTAAAGAAGCGCGGCGCTTGGGCATTCCGGTGATCCTGATGACCAATGCTGTGGATTCACGCTTCAGCCAGCAAGCGGATGTGGTGATTCACGTTCCGCGCGGCGGCGAAAAAGGCAAAATCCCGCTGCACGGCACTGTACTGCTGTGCCTGGAGATGATCATTTTGTCGGTGGCTTCTGCGACATCGCAGCGGGCAATAAAAACGGTGAAACGCATAAATGAGTTTCACCGTGGGTTAAAACCGGGCGGTAAGAAGGGCTAA
- a CDS encoding iron-siderophore ABC transporter substrate-binding protein — MRLLFSLLLLVGLTASAAEPTHSFTDDLGRVVTVPLHPKRIVSLHDLDITIPLIELGIPPVASHGRTRPDGSHVLRSSGMLTGVDFDNSDIRFIGSADIDIEAIAAAKPDLIITEPSRNTPVEQLEKIAPTVSIDHLQGGAPEIYRKLAQLTGTQARLAILERRYHEQIAALKNTLDTRKITVSVIQANNGKINALHSYHSLGRVLRDAGFRFPKLIDSIPDGGRIDVSAERLPELDADFVFATWRGDTGGKPQDEIAAMDAVMPGWCDFLTACRSGHYVLISREEAISNSFASLSLMVAQVQSQIAGRPLPAAK; from the coding sequence ATGCGCTTACTTTTTTCGCTGCTGTTGCTGGTGGGGTTGACCGCCAGTGCCGCCGAGCCAACGCACTCATTCACCGACGATTTAGGGCGCGTGGTGACCGTGCCGCTGCACCCGAAACGCATCGTTTCGCTGCACGACCTGGATATCACCATTCCGCTGATCGAGCTGGGTATCCCGCCCGTTGCCAGCCACGGGCGCACGCGACCGGACGGCAGCCATGTGCTGCGATCCAGCGGGATGCTGACCGGCGTGGATTTTGATAATTCCGACATCAGGTTTATCGGCTCGGCGGATATTGATATTGAAGCGATCGCGGCCGCAAAACCGGACCTGATCATTACCGAGCCAAGCCGTAACACACCGGTGGAGCAGCTTGAAAAGATCGCGCCGACGGTCAGCATCGATCATCTGCAAGGCGGCGCGCCTGAAATCTACCGCAAGTTGGCGCAACTGACCGGCACGCAGGCGCGGCTGGCGATCCTTGAACGTCGCTACCATGAGCAGATTGCCGCGCTGAAAAACACCCTCGATACCCGCAAGATTACGGTGTCGGTCATTCAGGCCAATAACGGCAAAATCAACGCCTTACACAGTTACCACTCACTGGGGCGCGTATTGCGCGATGCCGGTTTTCGTTTTCCAAAACTGATCGATAGCATCCCGGATGGCGGGCGCATTGATGTCAGCGCCGAACGCTTGCCCGAACTGGATGCGGATTTCGTGTTTGCCACCTGGCGCGGCGATACCGGCGGCAAACCGCAGGATGAAATCGCCGCCATGGACGCGGTGATGCCCGGTTGGTGCGATTTCCTCACTGCCTGTCGCAGCGGGCATTACGTGCTGATTTCACGCGAAGAGGCCATTTCTAACTCCTTCGCTTCGCTCAGCCTGATGGTGGCGCAGGTGCAATCGCAAATCGCCGGGCGACCGCTACCGGCGGCAAAATAG
- a CDS encoding FecCD family ABC transporter permease: MNTLLHRAGLRRWRVGGFSRLLRPQALYWITGLTLLALALLLYGVTQGSLAVPASAIGRALFFPSALNPEQHYVVWDIRLPRVLMALLCGAMLGMAGAAMQSITRNGLADPGLIGVKEGASVVVLTLVLSFPAVGLVWRPLAGMAGGLLAAVLVMALARDVSRPRFVLLGIGVSWTFAAGIGVFMTTADVRDVQTAMMWLAGSLHAATWPLLLVALCWAVPATLILLLTARAADVALLGNPAATGLGVRLARLELLRFFAPVLLTAASVSCVGSLGFVGLIAPHMARFLLRGGQRALLWGSALLGGLLVLLADSLGRLAFAPLQIPAGIVISLVGGPFFLLLLWQRRDRL, from the coding sequence ATGAACACGCTCCTGCACCGCGCCGGGCTACGCAGATGGCGGGTTGGCGGCTTTTCCCGGCTGCTGCGCCCGCAGGCATTGTATTGGATAACGGGTCTTACGCTGCTGGCTCTGGCGTTGCTGCTTTACGGCGTGACTCAAGGGTCGCTGGCGGTTCCGGCGTCTGCCATCGGCCGGGCGCTCTTTTTCCCCTCAGCGCTTAACCCGGAACAGCACTATGTGGTGTGGGATATTCGCCTGCCACGCGTATTAATGGCGCTGTTGTGCGGCGCGATGCTCGGTATGGCGGGTGCGGCGATGCAGTCGATCACCCGCAACGGACTGGCCGATCCGGGGTTGATCGGCGTGAAAGAGGGGGCAAGCGTGGTGGTATTAACGCTGGTGCTCAGCTTTCCGGCGGTGGGCTTAGTCTGGCGACCACTCGCGGGCATGGCGGGCGGTTTGCTCGCCGCCGTGCTGGTGATGGCGCTGGCGCGGGATGTGTCGCGTCCGCGTTTTGTGCTGCTTGGCATTGGCGTTTCCTGGACTTTTGCCGCCGGGATCGGCGTGTTTATGACCACCGCCGATGTGCGCGATGTGCAAACCGCGATGATGTGGCTGGCAGGCAGCCTGCACGCCGCCACCTGGCCGCTGTTGCTGGTGGCGCTGTGCTGGGCGGTGCCGGCAACGCTCATTTTACTGCTCACCGCCCGCGCCGCCGATGTTGCGCTGCTCGGCAACCCGGCGGCGACCGGGCTGGGCGTGCGTCTGGCGCGGCTTGAACTGCTGCGCTTTTTCGCCCCGGTATTGCTGACCGCCGCCAGTGTTTCCTGCGTCGGCAGCCTCGGTTTTGTCGGGTTGATTGCTCCGCATATGGCGCGTTTTCTGCTGCGTGGCGGCCAGCGGGCACTGCTGTGGGGCAGCGCGCTGCTTGGTGGATTGCTGGTGCTGCTGGCGGATTCGCTCGGGCGCCTTGCCTTTGCGCCGCTGCAAATTCCCGCCGGGATCGTGATTTCCCTGGTCGGCGGGCCGTTTTTCCTGCTGCTGCTGTGGCAGCGGCGCGATCGTTTATAA
- a CDS encoding FecCD family ABC transporter permease gives MSARCTGRASIAFFGLLLCVLAAAIAHLGFGARVIAPPTVVQALVDFDPRNFDHRVIISLRLLRLVAALFTGAALGVAGALLQSVIRNPLGEPHILGLNAGAALAVVATTALGISIGDASFSRPLIAAGGAALLFSLVMLLSAAGRSGFTPMKVTLCGVALSTFASSITAAILILDEQTLLSMRTWLAGDLAGLSWGQIQHAAIAAVGGFALALWLTPALNMLALGDNMAKGLGVSLTRTRVLSLLAIALLCGAAVSVAGPIGFIGLVVPHMVRRLAGEDLRVVVPLSALGGALLLLVADITARTLLSPQELATGVMTALAGAPLFILLAARFFK, from the coding sequence ATGAGCGCGCGTTGTACCGGGCGCGCCAGCATCGCGTTCTTCGGGCTGCTGTTATGCGTGCTGGCGGCGGCCATCGCGCATTTAGGGTTTGGCGCACGCGTTATCGCGCCGCCCACGGTGGTGCAGGCGCTGGTGGATTTTGACCCACGCAATTTTGATCACCGCGTGATTATCAGCCTGCGTTTGTTGCGGCTGGTGGCGGCACTGTTCACCGGCGCGGCACTCGGCGTTGCTGGCGCGCTACTGCAATCGGTGATTCGCAACCCATTGGGTGAGCCGCATATTCTCGGCTTAAACGCGGGAGCGGCGCTGGCGGTAGTGGCGACAACCGCGCTTGGCATCAGTATAGGTGATGCGTCATTCAGCCGTCCGTTGATTGCCGCAGGCGGCGCGGCGCTGCTCTTTTCGCTGGTGATGCTGCTATCCGCCGCTGGCCGTTCTGGTTTTACGCCGATGAAAGTCACGCTGTGCGGCGTGGCGCTGTCGACCTTTGCCTCATCCATTACCGCCGCGATCCTGATCCTTGATGAGCAAACACTGCTGAGTATGCGCACCTGGCTGGCAGGCGATCTCGCCGGGCTGAGTTGGGGGCAAATCCAGCATGCGGCAATCGCCGCTGTGGGCGGGTTTGCGCTGGCGCTGTGGCTCACTCCGGCACTGAATATGCTGGCATTGGGCGACAATATGGCGAAAGGGCTTGGCGTATCGCTCACGCGTACGCGTGTGCTGTCACTGCTCGCCATCGCACTGCTGTGTGGCGCGGCGGTCTCGGTCGCTGGGCCGATTGGTTTTATTGGCCTCGTGGTGCCGCACATGGTGCGCCGCCTCGCGGGAGAAGATTTACGCGTTGTGGTGCCGCTTTCAGCGCTGGGCGGCGCGCTGTTGCTGCTGGTGGCGGATATCACCGCCCGCACGCTGCTTTCGCCGCAGGAATTGGCGACCGGTGTGATGACGGCGTTGGCGGGCGCGCCGCTGTTTATCCTGCTGGCCGCGAGGTTTTTCAAATGA
- a CDS encoding ABC transporter ATP-binding protein gives MPQRVEQQTEGHGIVLDSLSAGYHKQIIVDDISLTIPSGKMTVLVGANGSGKSTLLSTIARMLKPLGGSVLLDGKAIHQQPTKTVSRQLGILPQSPIVPEGLTVFELVSRGRFPWQSFMRQWSEEDELAVLEALNLTGTAEFAHQTVDSLSGGQRQRCWIAMALAQQTPVILLDEPTTFLDLRYQVEILELLHSLTRDHGRTVVVVLHDLNFAVNYGDTLVFLKQGRLQGVIHEGDDCTPELIKNVFDVDVQMSVNPLTGKPFFMPFRKLYGSNA, from the coding sequence ATGCCACAGCGAGTGGAACAACAAACTGAAGGACACGGCATTGTTCTCGACAGCCTGTCGGCGGGCTATCACAAACAGATTATTGTTGATGACATCAGCCTGACGATCCCATCGGGCAAAATGACCGTTCTGGTCGGCGCGAACGGTTCCGGCAAATCCACACTGCTTAGCACCATCGCCCGCATGCTGAAACCGCTCGGCGGCAGCGTGCTGCTTGATGGCAAAGCCATTCATCAACAACCCACCAAAACCGTTTCCCGCCAGTTGGGCATTCTGCCGCAATCGCCGATTGTGCCGGAAGGTTTAACAGTGTTTGAACTGGTGTCGCGCGGGCGTTTTCCGTGGCAAAGCTTTATGCGCCAGTGGTCGGAAGAGGATGAACTGGCGGTGCTGGAAGCACTGAATTTGACCGGCACCGCCGAATTTGCCCATCAAACGGTCGACAGCCTTTCCGGCGGCCAGCGTCAGCGCTGCTGGATTGCCATGGCGCTGGCGCAACAAACGCCGGTGATCTTGCTGGATGAACCGACAACATTCCTCGATCTGCGCTACCAGGTTGAGATCCTCGAACTGCTGCATTCATTGACGCGCGATCATGGCCGCACCGTGGTTGTGGTGCTGCACGATCTCAACTTTGCCGTGAACTACGGCGACACACTGGTGTTCCTCAAACAGGGGCGTTTGCAGGGCGTGATCCACGAAGGTGACGACTGTACGCCGGAACTGATCAAAAACGTGTTTGATGTCGATGTACAGATGTCAGTTAACCCATTGACCGGCAAACCCTTCTTTATGCCGTTTCGCAAACTTTACGGTTCCAACGCATGA